One segment of Streptosporangium brasiliense DNA contains the following:
- a CDS encoding MFS transporter: MHSDNQRARIAISAVFATHGVVSGNLATRIPWLQEHLQLGPAALGVALFSSALGAFVAMPMAGRLVHHYGGRAATRVLIALFCAALALPTLSPGLPWLCAAFLVYGAAAGMSDVAMNAQGVLVERRLERSIISGLHGIWSVGSLTGAGIGVAAAQAGLDARVHHSVAALVLLAVGAVAGRGLLDTRPEPGEQAPPRFAVPPRAILAIGAVGFCATIAEGASVNWAAVYVKDVTGAGPGVAAASYAIFALAMAVTRLSGDLIVRRLGPVVTVRAGGLIATGGGIVIVAARTPLLGIIGFALVGLGVAVVVPLCFTAGGNATAMPSLGIAGVATITYLSGLVAPAVIGWIADATSLPTTFGLLAAVTLTGALLAGALRPAAGRSGRPLAEAEAEV, translated from the coding sequence ATGCACAGCGACAATCAACGTGCGCGCATCGCGATCTCGGCGGTGTTCGCCACCCACGGCGTGGTCTCGGGAAACCTGGCGACCCGCATCCCGTGGCTGCAGGAGCATCTCCAACTGGGGCCCGCCGCCCTGGGCGTGGCCCTGTTCTCCTCCGCCCTGGGCGCCTTCGTCGCCATGCCGATGGCCGGGCGCCTGGTCCACCACTATGGGGGGCGCGCCGCCACCCGGGTCCTGATCGCCCTGTTCTGCGCGGCGCTGGCCCTCCCCACGCTCTCTCCCGGCCTGCCCTGGCTGTGCGCCGCGTTCCTCGTCTACGGCGCGGCGGCCGGCATGAGCGACGTCGCGATGAACGCCCAGGGAGTGCTCGTCGAACGGCGCCTGGAGCGCTCGATCATCTCCGGCCTGCACGGCATATGGAGCGTGGGCAGCCTGACCGGCGCGGGGATCGGGGTGGCCGCGGCACAGGCCGGGCTCGACGCGCGCGTCCACCACTCGGTCGCGGCGCTGGTGCTCCTGGCCGTCGGCGCCGTGGCCGGCCGCGGCCTGCTCGACACCCGGCCCGAGCCCGGTGAGCAGGCGCCACCCCGGTTCGCCGTGCCCCCGCGGGCGATCCTCGCCATCGGGGCCGTCGGGTTCTGCGCCACCATCGCCGAGGGCGCCAGCGTGAACTGGGCCGCCGTCTACGTCAAGGACGTCACCGGCGCCGGTCCCGGTGTCGCCGCCGCCAGCTACGCGATCTTCGCGCTGGCCATGGCGGTCACCCGGCTGTCCGGAGACCTGATCGTCCGCAGGCTCGGACCGGTCGTGACCGTCCGCGCCGGCGGCCTGATCGCCACCGGCGGCGGGATCGTGATCGTCGCGGCCCGCACGCCGCTGCTGGGGATCATCGGCTTCGCCCTGGTCGGACTGGGCGTGGCGGTGGTCGTGCCGCTGTGCTTCACCGCCGGGGGCAACGCCACCGCGATGCCCAGCCTGGGGATCGCGGGGGTCGCGACGATCACCTATCTGTCCGGGCTCGTGGCCCCCGCCGTGATCGGCTGGATAGCCGACGCGACCTCGTTGCCCACCACGTTCGGCCTCCTGGCGGCCGTCACCCTGACGGGGGCCCTCCTCGCCGGGGCCCTGCGCCCCGCGGCGGGCCGGAGCGGCCGTCCCCTCGCGGAGGCCGAGGCAGAGGTCTGA
- a CDS encoding alpha/beta hydrolase, which produces MALHPNIDPGLAEALAAGPLPVSDLRGMRPEDVPGLRVQVEAAFAAMAPLELDGQVAIEDRTVPGPEGAPDLRLRIYRPAGQRGAVPGIYWIHGGGMMFGNLEAEDPWLVDYAVQVGCVVVSVEYRLAPEHPHPAPVEDCYAGLLWTAKNAAELGIDPERLAVAGVSAGGGLAAGTVLLARDRGGPALAFQLLICPMLDDRNTTPSSQEFTEAVVWDRAANLLGWASLLGDDAGTDGVSPYAAPARATDLSGLPPAYVDVGELEVFRDECIDYAQRLVRAGVSTEFHLYPGAFHGFDMVLPDVEISRRAVAERMVALRRALLR; this is translated from the coding sequence ATGGCGCTTCATCCGAACATCGATCCCGGACTGGCCGAGGCCCTCGCGGCGGGCCCGCTCCCGGTGTCCGACCTGCGTGGCATGCGGCCGGAGGACGTGCCCGGTCTCCGCGTCCAGGTGGAGGCGGCGTTCGCGGCGATGGCCCCCCTGGAGCTGGACGGACAGGTGGCGATCGAGGACCGGACGGTGCCGGGCCCGGAGGGCGCTCCCGACCTCCGGCTGCGGATCTACCGTCCTGCCGGGCAGCGGGGAGCGGTCCCGGGGATCTACTGGATCCACGGCGGCGGCATGATGTTCGGCAACCTGGAGGCGGAGGACCCGTGGCTGGTGGACTACGCCGTCCAGGTGGGGTGCGTGGTCGTCTCGGTCGAATACCGCCTCGCGCCGGAGCACCCGCACCCGGCGCCGGTGGAGGACTGCTACGCCGGTCTGCTCTGGACCGCCAAGAACGCCGCCGAGCTCGGCATCGATCCCGAGCGCCTCGCGGTGGCCGGGGTCAGCGCCGGAGGCGGCCTCGCCGCGGGGACCGTGCTGCTGGCCCGCGACCGGGGCGGTCCCGCGCTGGCCTTCCAACTGCTGATCTGCCCGATGCTCGACGACCGCAACACCACGCCGTCCAGCCAGGAGTTCACCGAGGCGGTGGTCTGGGACAGGGCCGCCAACCTCCTCGGCTGGGCCTCGCTGCTGGGCGACGACGCCGGCACCGACGGGGTGTCGCCGTACGCCGCGCCCGCCAGGGCGACCGACCTGTCGGGCCTGCCGCCGGCCTACGTCGACGTCGGCGAGCTGGAGGTCTTCAGGGACGAGTGCATCGACTACGCCCAGCGGCTGGTGCGGGCGGGCGTCTCCACCGAGTTCCACCTGTATCCGGGAGCCTTCCACGGCTTCGACATGGTGCTGCCCGACGTGGAGATCAGCCGCCGGGCCGTCGCCGAGCGGATGGTGGCGCTCCGCCGGGCCCTGCTCCGCTGA